A DNA window from Paenibacillus sp. HWE-109 contains the following coding sequences:
- a CDS encoding ArsR/SmtB family transcription factor, whose translation MPQEIQDSFYIESPEQATILLNPLRGEIIAQLLEPGSAAEVARTLGETAQRINYHLKALEKAGLVQRVGTRQVRNLVEVLYRAIAKTFVLAESLSMKPETLQKLKDQSSLAHLVTTSERIRRDAMLLMEQSDVGEVIPSATLQLQVHLNDEQQRQSFIEEYAAMVKQLVERYSSCNDQEAYQVLLAVYPKPKE comes from the coding sequence ATGCCACAAGAGATTCAAGACAGCTTCTACATCGAGTCCCCTGAGCAGGCTACCATTCTGTTGAATCCGCTTCGCGGGGAAATCATCGCTCAGCTTTTGGAACCTGGCTCTGCCGCTGAGGTAGCGCGCACGCTCGGCGAGACCGCCCAGCGTATTAATTACCATCTCAAGGCGCTTGAGAAAGCTGGCCTCGTGCAGCGTGTCGGCACACGCCAGGTGCGCAATTTGGTCGAAGTGCTGTATCGCGCTATTGCCAAAACCTTCGTACTGGCCGAATCGCTCAGCATGAAACCGGAAACCTTGCAGAAGCTCAAGGATCAAAGCTCGCTTGCACATCTCGTGACGACATCCGAGCGAATTCGCAGAGATGCGATGCTGCTTATGGAGCAATCCGATGTCGGTGAAGTCATACCAAGCGCAACGCTGCAGCTTCAGGTTCATTTGAACGACGAACAACAGCGGCAATCGTTCATTGAAGAGTATGCGGCTATGGTCAAGCAGTTGGTCGAACGCTATTCGAGCTGCAACGATCAGGAAGCCTACCAAGTCTTGTTGGCCGTCTACCCCAAACCCAAAGAATGA
- a CDS encoding ABC transporter permease codes for MKSETIQEYNAVISHRRSRKSRNFLRNYELYLFMCPAVLYFLIFHYLPLYGIQIAFKDFIATKGIWNSPWVGFKHFKMFFDSYYAWQLIKNTVLLSLYTIVAGFPLPILLALMLNEVRSKVYKKIVQTTAYAPHFISTVVMVGMVYMAMHPVYGVVNTVIKAFGMDPIDFLNKPEYFKSLYVWSGVWQNTGWESVIYFAVLSNVDPEQHEAATIDGASRLQRIWHINLPVIIPTAVILFVLNAGSIMSISFEKIYLMQTPLNAQASDVISTYIYKVGLQGAKFSLTTAIGLFNSVINFLFLIVVNQIAKRLSSTSLW; via the coding sequence ATGAAATCTGAAACAATCCAAGAGTACAATGCCGTTATCAGCCACAGACGAAGCAGAAAAAGTAGAAACTTTCTTCGTAATTATGAACTTTATCTATTTATGTGTCCTGCTGTTCTTTATTTTCTCATTTTTCACTACTTGCCGCTCTATGGTATTCAGATTGCATTCAAGGATTTTATAGCGACGAAAGGGATTTGGAACAGCCCATGGGTAGGGTTCAAGCATTTCAAGATGTTCTTTGATTCCTATTACGCATGGCAACTCATCAAGAACACCGTGTTGTTGTCGCTATACACGATTGTTGCCGGATTCCCTCTGCCCATCTTGCTGGCACTTATGCTGAATGAAGTGCGGAGTAAAGTGTACAAGAAGATTGTCCAAACTACCGCATATGCACCCCACTTTATTTCAACTGTCGTCATGGTTGGAATGGTTTATATGGCGATGCATCCGGTATATGGAGTCGTCAATACGGTGATCAAGGCGTTTGGAATGGACCCCATCGATTTTCTGAATAAACCGGAGTATTTTAAAAGCTTGTATGTGTGGTCTGGCGTCTGGCAGAACACAGGCTGGGAATCAGTCATTTACTTTGCGGTCTTGTCCAACGTCGATCCTGAGCAGCACGAAGCAGCAACCATTGACGGCGCATCGCGATTACAGAGGATATGGCACATCAACTTACCGGTCATCATACCGACAGCGGTTATTCTGTTTGTTCTGAACGCGGGTTCAATAATGAGCATCAGCTTTGAGAAAATTTACTTAATGCAAACTCCTTTGAACGCCCAAGCTTCAGACGTCATATCGACTTATATATACAAAGTGGGACTGCAAGGAGCGAAATTCAGCTTAACGACGGCAATTGGTTTGTTTAACTCGGTTATTAATTTCTTATTCCTTATCGTGGTCAATCAAATCGCTAAACGATTATCTTCGACAAGTCTGTGGTAG
- a CDS encoding Gfo/Idh/MocA family protein, with translation MSFRICIVGCGQMAEHGHGPAWREYADRNSGVTLAACCDIDEARAGSFQQKFGFSRRYTDIGTMLEREKPDAICLVVPAHLMTTMAIPLLEKGYPQLLEKPPGLNREETIRLIQAAERGDAPNQVAFNRRYMPLVLKLQEVLKLRGDSGIHTIRYVMYRTGRTDEDFATTAIHGIDLVSYIAGSAYRHIQFRYQELPDVGTRVANIYVTGELVSGAVIELCFCPVSGGCIERMEVSTWNHTFFLELPVWGSPDIPGRLLHSERNQGVTDISGNLAEGMDKLFAMNGFYEENCRFFDEIRAGRKPKGDIKSGLQAVEIADCIRNRKAEYRLDPYDGGCLT, from the coding sequence ATGAGTTTCAGAATTTGTATCGTCGGATGCGGCCAAATGGCCGAACATGGGCATGGACCAGCTTGGCGCGAATACGCCGATCGCAACTCCGGAGTAACACTGGCAGCTTGCTGCGACATCGATGAAGCAAGGGCTGGCAGCTTTCAACAAAAATTTGGTTTCTCGCGTCGATATACCGACATCGGCACAATGTTAGAGCGAGAGAAGCCAGATGCAATCTGTCTAGTCGTACCGGCACATCTGATGACAACAATGGCTATTCCGCTGTTAGAGAAAGGATATCCCCAGCTGTTGGAGAAACCACCGGGCTTGAACAGGGAGGAAACGATCCGCTTAATTCAAGCAGCGGAACGAGGGGATGCTCCTAACCAGGTTGCCTTCAACCGCCGTTACATGCCGTTAGTATTGAAGCTGCAGGAAGTGCTGAAGCTTCGTGGAGATTCGGGAATACATACAATCCGTTATGTTATGTATCGAACTGGGAGGACCGATGAGGATTTTGCTACTACTGCCATTCACGGCATTGATCTGGTTAGTTATATAGCGGGTTCCGCCTATCGGCATATACAGTTCCGGTACCAGGAATTACCTGATGTCGGCACACGGGTCGCGAATATTTATGTTACAGGTGAGCTCGTTTCTGGCGCTGTCATCGAGCTTTGCTTTTGCCCGGTGTCTGGCGGTTGCATAGAACGCATGGAAGTTAGTACATGGAATCATACGTTTTTTCTCGAACTCCCCGTTTGGGGTTCGCCAGATATTCCGGGAAGGTTGCTACACAGCGAACGGAACCAAGGGGTAACAGATATTTCAGGGAATCTGGCTGAAGGGATGGACAAACTGTTTGCGATGAACGGATTTTATGAGGAAAACTGTAGATTCTTCGATGAGATCCGAGCGGGCCGAAAGCCGAAAGGCGATATTAAATCGGGACTTCAAGCTGTCGAAATTGCCGATTGCATTCGTAACCGAAAAGCCGAATATCGTCTCGATCCTTATGACGGAGGTTGCCTTACATGA